The Arachis ipaensis cultivar K30076 chromosome B10, Araip1.1, whole genome shotgun sequence DNA window tagaTGAAATTTTAGGGACGAATTTGAATGCAAAAAAAAGTTGAGGACGAAAATATTTTTCAGCTCTTATCTTAGGGACTAAAATCGTACTTAattctaaaatatatattagaatataaatatacattaaaaataaattaaatcacatatatttatatataaatatattagtgattgattttagttgctgattttagtgtacgaaCAATATTTTTGTATCGAATTATGGTGAACCAATCAAACACGTGGCATGTCTCCACCATCTCATAAGGTACGAGAAAACTTATGTCAGCATCACGCAAATTGCGATAAGCAGGTTGAGCCATATCCGCATACGTTATCTTTACTATCTTTATTCATGCATTATACCAATTACCTTGCCACTTAAAAATTAAACTGCGTCAAATATGCACGTATTTAGGCTGCCATTGATGGAAGTACATAAATAATTGCAAGATATGACCGTTGGACCTATATATATGGAAAACTTGCGATCTAGCAACAAATCCGATTAGAGTTAGCAAAATATTAATTAATGCCTTTTACGTTAATAAGATATATATTATGCATTTAAATCATAGTTGTAAGAACCAGACCGGTAATCAAATCGGTCAggttactggttcactggtttattggttcaactgaTAAACCGCTGGTTGAATCGGTAAAACCGATTTCAcatgaataaaaaatataaaatattaaaaatagtcataaacttaataaattcaaaatacataTCGTTAGTTCTTCCCCAACATTTTAAAAACAACTAAGTTTCAAAGTCTAAATATAACTAATACAAAGATAAACATGAAAGTAGTTAGTACTAGTACATTAGTAtcttaattaaacacaatatggataacaattcataaactaaatccaAGGAGTGATTTCGAAGTCGGCAAGTTGCTCTTCATCTGACAAATGTGGAGCTACATCCTGATTGGTTTCATTTTGATTTGCATTTTTCACAGAATTATTAGCTCCATCATCCTCCCGATCATCTTCCAAATCCAATTGATCTAGCATTATAGATAATGTTTCACAAAtcaagataaaaaataatataaaacatgTTATAAGGCATACGAAAATCATAGTTgatcaaaattcataaataaataaaagcataCCTAAATCATCTAAAGGTGATTGAAGAGACATATTTGCAAGATCATTTCGTAAAGCATCAATTTCTTCAGGAGTTAAAAATGGTGGTGAATCTTCCAGTATCCATTCCGAATGATCCTCAAATGCATCAAGACAAATTGGATCATAAACTTGGTTTCTCATTTGGTTCCTATGTTATCAATATATTTCGTTACTCATGTGATGATTAAGATTTTAAAATAATGCTTTCAACTTAAAACAATCAAGAAAGTACCTTTGTTGTAACCTTAAGTTGTAATGAACATAAACAAGATCATTAAGTTTTTGATGCTCTAACAGATTCCTCTTCTTTGAGTGAATGTGTTCAAAAATACTCCAGTTACGCTCACAACCTGAAGAGCTACAAGTCTGGCTTAAAACACGAATAGCCAACTTTTGCAAATTTGGTGCTCCACAACCATAAGATTCCCACCATTGATCTTAAcataaaaaatagataaataatttaTCACAATCATAAATATCACATAATAAATACATCACAATAGTAAAAGACCAAATTTACGAAGAAATTTCACCTGGCATAACAGTGGTTCGTTCACGTATTGCAGAGGGTCTTCCAAAATCTTTCTCAGCATTCTTAAAGATCCTCTTCTCACTTGTCAGCTTAGAGTTCAATACAGGATCATCATAAGCATATTTCTCAATGACATCCAACAAGCCAGAAATCGTTTCTTTGTGCTTTTCAAATTCTCCAGCATTAAATCGAAAAGCTGGATTTAACCAATAACCAGTGGCATGAAGATTTTTCTTAAGTTGTGCATCCCAACGGGTATCCAAAATCTTCAAATAAGGATCAacaactttctttcttttctgaaaCCTCCTCACCATTTCTTCTCTAGCCTTATAAATAGCTTGATAAAGATAACCCATGGCAGGTCTGTCTTCACTATCCACAATACGTAAAACATGAACAAGTGGCGAGGTAAGCTTAACAATATCAGTGCATTGACTCCAAAATTTAGAATCCAAGACTTGATCCACAAATTTCTTAGCTTTGGCTTCTTTGGAGTAAGCTGAGCTTGTAAATTCTTTAGAAGTCACCATAGCTCTCAAAGGATCCTTTTGAGCTAAAATACTTTGCAAAGCAATGAAATTAGTAGCAAACCGAGTTGGAGCTTGACGAAGTATTTCCCGCCCACCTGTAAACTTTCTCATCAAGAACAGTGGATAGCAATGATTATAGATATACTTAGTGATCAGTGAAGCTTGTGACACAGTTTGAATCACTTCTTGCAACTTCCCAATATCTTGAAACATCAGATTAACACAATGAGCTGCACAAGGGGACCAATACAATTTAGGAAACTCAGCCTCCAACAATCTTCCCGCAGCAACATAGTTTGCAGCATTGTCCGTTACAATATGCACAACATTCTCAGGACCAACAAACAATACAACATCCCTAAACAACTTAAACAAATTTTTAGCAGTTTTTGAGATATTAGAAGCATCAACTGACTTTAGAAAAATAGTTCCTTTAGGacaataaactaaaaaattaatcaaagtaCGCCTACAACGATCAGTCCATCCATCGGCCATAATAGTGCATCCAGTTTGCTTCCAAATCTCACGATAACCATCAATCATTTTCCTCACATCCTCAACTAATTTACTCAACAAATACCCACGAACTCTTGGATAACTTGGCCCTTTATACCCTGCACCCATGCTTGCAATAGCATCAATCATTGGCTGATAGTAAGCTGAATTAACCGCATTAAATGGAACAGAGGCATCCACCATCCATTTCGCAATAGCAATATCACACTTCTCCACAATTTCTTTGCTTTGAAGAACGCTTTTGATAGTTGGTTGAGCTCCGGGTGTTGTTGCTGATGGAAAATAGGATTGTAAACCTTTgacttgtttttcttttctagaGATAGGTGTTGGAACCCtgaatttttgttgttgttgcatcTCATTACGTTCGATCTCATCAAATTCTCTTTCAATATCATCACAAGCATTATAACTTTCGGCAtattgttcttgagtttttcttttcttgcttcaaaGCTCTTCAATACTTTCATGGAATTGGTGTCTCACTGCAGCTGGCACCTTTCGACAAGACTCAACATCTCCTTTTCCAGCCAAATGAAGCTTAAACCGATGAATTCCTCCACCCCTAATAAGCTTCTCACAATATATGCATAGCAGAATTGTTTTTCCAGACTCCACAACTTGTTTACAATGACCCCATGCAGGATCATTTTTTgctctattattgtttttttggGTTCCGATTGATGCATCAGCAGTTGATCCTTGTTCTTGCGAAGATGGTGTTTCTGATGGTGTATTCACAGCAGACATTCTAAAAGAATATGGAGTAGCAAAACCGCAAAATTATAAAACAATAACAATCCTAAATTCCCTAGTTCCTAATCCCTATTCAGCAAGACAGCAACCTTAAAACTTAAATGCTTAAATAGTTAAATTCCCTATTCAGCAAGACAAACATATTCATATTTCATAGATTCAAATCAAGCATATAATTCAACAGTTTCATATTTCCAGTACAAATCAACAACACAACAAATTTACAACTTACAAGTCAGCAAGGATATTCAGCTTAACAATTTCAATAAGCATATTCAACAGTTTCATATCTCAAGCTTTCAACAAGGATATTCAGCTTAACAATTTCAACAAgcatattcatattcataacaGCAAGTCAGCAAGAAGTGCAGAAAAAAAGTAAGTTTACAACTTACAAGTTACAAGTGCAATGCAGAACAGAGCGGGTGTAATGCATTTTTCACATAACAATCATTAAACTTCAAGTGCAGAACCGAGCAGAAGCAGATTACAGAACTGGAGCTTACCTTACCTGTTTGACAGAGTCACAGAACAGAAGGGCGAGGCAACGGCGAGTTCGACCGAAAAAGCAACGGCGACTGGGCGAGGGCGACGGCGCTGGAACGGCGAGTTCGAATGGGCGGCAACGGTGAGTTCGCAGGTGGCGGGTCTGTATCTGTCCTGTTCGGCTGTTCCTACTCCCTTGGTTGAGTTGGTTCCTTCAGATTTCAGACCGGCGGTGAGACGAAGAGGATGACGGCGGGCGGCTGGGGGCTAGGGGCTGGGTGAGTGAGGTGAGGCGGACTGGCGGNNNNNNNNNNNNNNNNNNNNNNNNNNNNNNNNNNNNNNNNNNNNNNNNNNNNNNNNNNNNNNNNNNNNNNNNNNNNNNNNNNNNNNNNNNNNNNNNNNNNNNNNNNNNNNNNNNNNNNNNNNNNNNNNNNNNNNNNNNNNNNNNNNNNNNNNNNNNNNNNNNNNNNNNNNNNNNNNNNNNNNNNNNTGgaaaaggaataaaaaaaaaaaaacatttccgAACTGGTCGGTTTACCAGAAACCGCCGGTTTTTCGGTTTTCATCAAAACTGGCCGATTCAACCCGGTTCGAAACGGCTCTTTTCCTTATCCAATTACATCACTCAACCGGACCGGTTATGGGTCCGGTTCATCGGTTTTCcagtcgaaccggccggtccggtccggttcttacaactatgatttaaatattgaaatttttaaatattcttttaattttgttgaGGTCATAAATTAGTTTCTTAAGGTTCAGCTAATACACAATTTAAGCTTTTCCAGTTAGGATCTATAAAGCATACACGCAATCATTCACTTCCCCCACAATTAATTAATTgctataataaataatttaaaaaaaagaaaagaaaagaaaactcaaCTGAGAATGAATAACGACCCGAAATGAAAACTAAAAAGGAATTTGAGAAATTGAAATAAAGAAACCTAGATATTATTAGTGGAAAAAGATTTACTCCTCCTATAattcaatataattttttttgaaacaagAAAAGCTCAACACAAGCGTGGAGCAGATACATAAacaaacaataaaataaagaaataataaaataacaccTGTTGTTACCATCTAAATTATTCGATAAATACGCATTTccatgtcatctccggcattgtcatcaacaacaaaagggatcATCGCACCTCCACTCATTGTAATGATGCACAGTCATGTTGATAACCTCGCTAGCACACTTGCTTGAATTCTGAAACAATCTCCGATTTCTTTCCAACCAGACGTTCCAAATAACCGCAAAGAAGTTTACGAACCACTTCTTCCTTTCCTCCTTCCTAGTTGTGACACCTGTCTAGCTTTCAAAGTGTTCCTTTAAAGTACCCGGAACAGACCATTTAATGCCAAAGTAAGATAACCAagcgcaccacacctgccatgtaaaTTCACAACCAAGGAACAAGTGGCAGATATTTTCAACATCCTTATTACATAGAGCACACACATTATCCCCCTGACTAACAATTCCAAGTCGACACAGCCTTTCTTTAGTGTTCACTCTGCCTATTAAAGCAAACCATATAAATAACTCAACCCTTCGGGGGACTAAACCTTTCCAGATAGTCTTGGTGAAGCTATAGCTTGTTACGTCTTCTGAAATCGTCTCCGCTTGTAGtacctgcacaaaggagttagtagaAAACACACCTTGCCTGTCAAACTTCCAGACAACTCTATCCTCTCTGTCAGAAGCTAGTTTTACCGGCCTCAAGGTTTCGTgtaattgatttaaaagtttcaacTCCCACTGGAATAGCTCgcgcctccattggaagttccagatctactctaacccatcccaaaacccacaaaccCCTATGACAAAGCCTTTTTGGGTTGAAACCGAGAACAGCCTCGGAAACCTAGCCTTCAGGGAACCACAACTTAACCAGACATCTTCCCAAAAATGAGTTCTCCTTCCATCACCAATCTCCATTGACAAGCCAGTTATCATCTTGTCTCTTACAGGTTGCTCCTTTATCTGTAACTGACAGATATCCTTCCAAGGCCTCCCTCTTGTAGGTAATTCCTGGATGGATAAAAGCTGGTTAGGGGAAAGATTATTACAGGAACATACAACTTTCTTCCACAACGGACATTCATCCTTAGAGaatctccaccaccacttaaataatAGAGCTGTGTTGCGGAGCATTGCATCACCGACTCCTAGCCCACCTAACCTTTTTAGAGCTTGGACCACTTCCCATCTAACGAGAGCCATGCCATTCCTCCCATCCTCCTTACCCCACAAGAATCTTCTCTGTAATGAAATAAATTTCTCCGCAACAGCTTTCGGCATCTTGTATAAACTTAAATAATATACCGGTAGACTATTTAAAACAGCTTTGATTAGAACCAACTTCCCCGCTTTATTCAGAATCTTGGATTTTCATAAGCTGAGCTTCTCCCCCACTTTGTCAATTATTGGCCTCCAAGTCTTGACCAACTTCGGATTCGCACCTAAAGGGATTCCCAGGTATTTAACCGGAAGAGCAGCTTCCTTACACCCCAGCAAGCTACACATGCTCTGAACCCACTGTTGACCACAATTAATTGGTATCAAACTCGACTTCTCAAAGTTGATGCTTAAACCTGACATTAATTCGAAGAATCGTAGAAGCCTTTTGTAATTCTTAACGGACTCCTCCTCTGGCGGACAGAACAATACAGTATCATCAGCGAACTGGAGATGTGACAACTCTATATTGTCTCTTCCCACAAACAGAGGGGATATCTGACTATTTCTAACTGCCTCCCCAATCATCCTATGTAGAACATCAACAACAAGTACAAACAAGAACGGAAAAAG harbors:
- the LOC107622027 gene encoding uncharacterized protein LOC107622027; this encodes MQQQQKFRVPTPISRKEKQVKGLQSYFPSATTPGAQPTIKSVLQSKEIVEKCDIAIAKWMVDASVPFNAVNSAYYQPMIDAIASMGAGYKGPSYPRVRGYLLSKLVEDVRKMIDGYREIWKQTGCTIMADGWTDRCRRTLINFLVYCPKGTIFLKSVDASNISKTAKNLFKLFRDVVLFVGPENVVHIVTDNAANYVAAGRLLEAEFPKLYWSPCAAHCVNLMFQDIGKLQEVIQTVSQASLITKYIYNHCYPLFLMRKFTGGREILRQAPTRFATNFIALQSILAQKDPLRAMVTSKEFTSSAYSKEAKAKKFVDQVLDSKFWSQCTDIVKLTSPLVHVLRIVDSEDRPAMGYLYQAIYKAREEMVRRFQKRKKVVDPYLKILDTRWDAQLKKNLHATGYWLNPAFRFNAGEFEKHKETISGLLDVIEKYAYDDPVLNSKLTSEKRIFKNAEKDFGRPSAIRERTTVMPGEISS